From Tautonia marina, a single genomic window includes:
- the ndk gene encoding nucleoside-diphosphate kinase — translation MQHTLVIFKPDCVQRRLVGQILQRFEAKGLRIAALKMIQVSQELAQQHYGEHKERPFFPSLIEFITGGPVVVAVLAGPEAVSVVRGMMGKTSGIEAAPGTIRGDFSVSKQNNLIHGSDSAESADREIALWFTPQELLAYDLAGQHWVSEA, via the coding sequence TCGTCATCTTCAAGCCCGACTGCGTCCAGCGCCGCCTGGTCGGCCAGATTCTCCAGCGATTCGAAGCGAAAGGGCTGCGGATCGCCGCTTTGAAGATGATTCAGGTCAGTCAGGAACTGGCCCAGCAGCACTACGGCGAGCACAAGGAACGGCCCTTCTTTCCCAGTCTGATCGAATTCATTACCGGAGGGCCGGTCGTCGTTGCCGTCCTGGCCGGGCCGGAGGCCGTGTCGGTCGTTCGGGGGATGATGGGCAAGACCAGTGGCATCGAGGCTGCTCCCGGCACCATCCGTGGTGATTTTTCGGTGAGCAAGCAGAACAACCTGATCCACGGCAGCGATAGCGCCGAGTCGGCCGATCGTGAGATCGCCCTCTGGTTTACGCCCCAGGAACTGCTCGCCTATGACCTCGCTGGTCAGCACTGGGTCAGCGAGGCCTGA